The Daucus carota subsp. sativus chromosome 2, DH1 v3.0, whole genome shotgun sequence genome includes a window with the following:
- the LOC108205716 gene encoding ruvB-like protein 1 → MKIEEVQSTTKKQRIATHTHIKGLGLETNGTAIPLAAGFVGQSAAREASGLVVDMIRQKKIAGRALLFAGPPGTGKTALALGISQELGSKVPFCPMVGSEVYSSEVKKTEVLMENFRRAIGLRIKENKEVYEGEVTELSPEEMESVTGGYGKSISHVIIGLKTVKGTKQLKLDPTIYDAIIKEKVAVGDVVYIEANSGAVKRVGRSDAFATEFDLEAEEYVPLPKGEVHKKKEIVQDVTLHDLDAANARPQGGQDILSLMGQMMKPRKNEITEKLRQEINKVVNRYIDEGVAELVPGVLFIDEVHMLDMECFSYLNRALESSLSPIVIFATNRGICTVRGTDMSSPHGIPVDLLDRLVIIRTDTYDPADMIKILAIRAQVEELVIDEESLAYLGEIGQKASLRHAVQLLSPASVVAKMNGRDGICKADLEEVCSLYLDAKSSARLLQEQQDRYIS, encoded by the exons ATGAAGATAGAAGAAGTACAATCTACAACAAAGAAGCAAAGAATTGCTACCCATACTCACATCAAAGGCCTTGGTCTCGAG ACAAATGGAACGGCAATACCATTGGCTGCTGGCTTTGTTGGCCAGTCAGCAGCGAGAGAAGCTTCAGGCCTTGTAGTTGATATGATACGCCAAAAGAAGATTGCTGGTCGGGCCCTTCTATTTGCTGGTCCTCCTGGTACTGGAAAGACTGCTCTTGCACTTGGAATATCTCAGGAGCTAGGGAGCAAg GTTCCATTCTGTCCAATGGTTGGATCAGAAGTGTATTCATCAGAAGTAAAGAAAACTGAGGTTTTGATGGAAAATTTTAGACGTGCCATCGGTTTACGTATCAAGGAGAACAAGGAGGTTTATGAAGGAGAG GTGACTGAACTCTCCCCAGAGGAGATGGAGAGTGTGACTGGTGGATATGGTAAAAGCATTAGTCATGTTATTATTGGGTTGAAAACTGTCAAGGGAACCAAGCAACTGAAGCTGGATCCAACTATTTATGATGCTATAATTAAAGAGAAG GTAGCTGTTGGTGATGTTGTATACATTGAAGCAAATAGTGGGGCAGTTAAAAGGGTAGGTAGGAGCGATGCATTTGCAACAGAATTTGACCTAGAGGCAGAAGAGTATGTTCCACTGCCTAAAGGAGAGGTTCATAAGAAGAAGGAGATAGTTCAG GATGTTACACTACATGATCTAGATGCAGCAAATGCACGGCCTCAAGGTGGGCAAGATATATTGTCTCTTATGGGTCAAATGATGAAGCCTAGAAAAAATGAAATCACTGAAAAATTACGGCAGGAAATTAACAAG GTTGTTAATAGGTATATTGATGAGGGTGTAGCAGAGCTTGTTCCCGGAGTCTTATTTATTGACGAG GTACATATGCTTGATATGGAATGCTTTTCATACTTAAACCGGGCTTTGGAGAGCTCATTATCACCAATAGTAATCTTCGCTACAAATAGAGGAATATGTACTGTGAG GGGAACGGATATGAGTAGCCCTCATGGCATCCCAGTGGATTTGTTAGACCGGCTAGTAATTATACGAACAGACACATATGATCCCGCTGATATGATAAAG ATTCTTGCTATCCGTGCACAGGTCGAAGAACTGGTTATAGATGAAGAAAGTTTAGCTTACCTGGGAGAAATTGGGCAAAAAGCATCATTAAG GCATGCTGTGCAGTTGTTATCCCCTGCCAGTGTTGTAGCAAAAATGAACGGCAGAGATGGTATTTGCAAG GCGGATCTGGAGGAAGTGTGTAGTCTATATCTAGACGCCAAGTCTTCGGCAAGACTTCTTCAGGAGCAGCAGGATAGATACATTTCTTGA
- the LOC108206167 gene encoding uncharacterized protein LOC108206167, with protein MAWKCGAIAGPLGPGLVRPATEEFTKEAVTALRAGKVIAVPTDTLYGFACDACSLGAVNRIYEIKGRQHTSPLAICVGDVQDIGKFAVTDHLPSRLLDNLLPGPVTVVLRRGDSSILEKSLNPGLNSIGVRVPDSNFIRLIARGSGSALALTSANLSGKPSSVDIKDFQNLWEHCAYVYDGGVLPSGRAGSTVVDLTSIGKYKILRPGSAAVETIEVLQRHSLVEDTIAT; from the exons ATGGCATGGAAATGTGGAGCAATTGCCGGACCACTTGGGCCGGGTTTGGTGCGTCCTGCTACTGAGGAATTTACAAAAGAAGCAGTTACAGCCCTTAGAGCTGGCAAGGTCATAGCTGTTCCTACTGATACCCTCTATGGATTTGCTTGTGATGCGTG TTCTTTGGGAGCAGTAAATAGGATATATGAGATTAAAGGGCGTCAACATACAAGTCCCCTTGCAATCTGTGTTGGGGATGTACAGGACATAGGGAAGTTTGCAGTAACAGATCATCTGCCTTCCCGCCTGCTTGATAATTTACTTCCAGGACCTGTAACTGTGGTTTTAAGGCGAG GAGATTCAAGTATTTTGGAAAAGTCACTAAATCCTGGATTAAACAGCATAGGAGTTCGAGTGCCTGATAGCAACTTTATTAGGTTAATTGCCCGGGGTTCTGGTAGTGCACTGGCACTGACTAGCGCAAATCTTAGTGGGAAGCCAAGCAGTGTAGACATAAAAGACTTCCAGAATCTGTGGGAACATTGTGCGTACGTATATGATGGCGGGGTGCTTCCATCTGGGCGTGCTGGTTCAACAGTTGTGGACCTTACTAGCATAGGAAAGTACAAAATTCTGAGGCCTGGAAG TGCTGCAGTAGAAACTATTGAAGTCTTGCAGAGACATTCTCTAGTAGAGGACACAATTGCTACCTGA